In a genomic window of Alphaproteobacteria bacterium:
- the radA gene encoding DNA repair protein RadA translates to MSKSSVVFICQECGVHQPKWSGQCADCGGWNSILEETVAVIPKGMTPSKSSNSLEMFPLKGESSIHHRFASDINEFDRVCGGGLVPGSVILVGGDPGIGKSTLLLQVAAALSKNQTCFYISGEEGIDQVRLRAHRLGVENAAVQLSASSDLRRIIKTLEAKPAPQFVVIDSIQTIYLDSIDSAPGTVTQVRTCAQELIRIAKKNNLVLILVGHVTKEGTLAGPRVLEHMVDTVLYFEGDRGHQFRILRSVKNRFGATDEIGVFEMTQEGLRQVENPSAAFIADRQEHVSGSVIFAGIEGTRPLLVEIQALAAPSPFAAPRRNVIGWDAGRLAMIMAVLESRCGIGFGGKDIFLNVAGGLKITEPAADLAVAMALLSSISDTPLPTDHVIFGEIGLSGEIRNVGQIASRLKEAEKLGFKGAILPTYKQGEKKNSSTGFQATSLKKVMEILPFAGIDVPSGI, encoded by the coding sequence TTGAGCAAGTCATCTGTTGTTTTTATCTGCCAGGAATGTGGTGTGCACCAACCCAAATGGAGCGGCCAGTGTGCGGATTGCGGGGGATGGAACTCTATTCTGGAAGAAACCGTTGCTGTGATTCCCAAGGGGATGACCCCGTCTAAAAGTTCAAATTCCTTAGAAATGTTTCCTCTTAAAGGAGAGTCTTCAATCCATCATCGCTTTGCGTCAGACATCAATGAATTTGATCGGGTTTGTGGTGGGGGGTTGGTGCCGGGATCCGTCATTCTGGTGGGGGGTGACCCGGGTATTGGAAAGTCGACTTTGTTGTTGCAAGTGGCGGCAGCCCTTTCAAAAAACCAAACTTGCTTTTATATTTCAGGGGAAGAGGGTATTGACCAGGTGCGCCTGCGGGCCCATCGACTGGGCGTTGAAAATGCGGCGGTTCAGCTGAGTGCCAGCAGCGATTTACGGCGCATTATTAAAACCCTGGAAGCTAAGCCGGCACCGCAGTTTGTGGTGATTGACTCAATCCAAACCATTTATCTGGATAGTATTGATTCAGCCCCAGGCACGGTGACTCAGGTGCGGACGTGCGCGCAAGAACTGATTCGTATCGCTAAAAAGAATAATCTGGTTCTGATTTTAGTGGGCCACGTGACCAAAGAGGGCACCTTGGCGGGACCGCGGGTTCTGGAACATATGGTGGATACGGTTTTGTATTTTGAGGGGGACCGGGGCCACCAATTCCGTATTCTGCGGTCTGTCAAAAATAGGTTCGGCGCCACAGACGAAATTGGGGTTTTTGAGATGACTCAAGAGGGGCTTCGTCAGGTGGAAAATCCCTCAGCCGCTTTTATTGCGGACAGGCAAGAACATGTGAGTGGCAGCGTGATCTTTGCGGGGATCGAAGGAACACGGCCTTTGCTGGTGGAAATTCAAGCCCTTGCGGCGCCATCCCCCTTTGCGGCCCCTCGGCGAAATGTGATTGGCTGGGATGCGGGTCGGTTGGCTATGATTATGGCTGTGCTGGAATCTCGCTGTGGCATTGGGTTTGGGGGCAAAGATATTTTCTTGAACGTGGCGGGAGGATTAAAAATTACGGAACCGGCGGCGGATTTGGCGGTGGCCATGGCACTGCTTTCCTCTATTTCAGATACGCCCCTTCCGACAGACCATGTGATTTTTGGGGAAATTGGCCTTTCCGGTGAAATTCGAAATGTGGGCCAAATTGCCAGCCGTTTGAAAGAGGCGGAAAAGCTGGGGTTCAAGGGGGCGATTCTGCCAACTTATAAGCAGGGCGAAAAGAAGAATTCTTCCACGGGGTTCCAAGCAACTTCTTTGAAAAAGGTCATGGAAATTTTGCCCTTTGCGGGGATTGATGTGCCCTCAGGCATCTAA
- a CDS encoding NifU family protein — MFIQTEETPNPNSLKFIPGFALLDTPMDFPNAATAKISPLAARLFAVDGVEGVFIGKDFITITKQDQAEWYALKPSLLGSMIEHLLAKKPLILDEIPEESVQSETVEGTDREIIDQIQELINSRVRPAVAADGGDIVFTKFEDGVVFLKMKGACSGCPSSSATLKSGIENMLRYYVPEVTEVRAV; from the coding sequence ATGTTTATTCAAACGGAAGAAACGCCTAATCCTAATTCTTTAAAGTTCATTCCTGGGTTTGCCCTATTGGATACCCCCATGGATTTTCCCAATGCCGCAACGGCCAAAATATCGCCCTTGGCCGCCCGCTTATTTGCTGTTGATGGGGTAGAAGGAGTTTTTATTGGAAAAGACTTTATCACCATCACCAAACAGGATCAGGCCGAATGGTATGCCCTGAAACCCTCTCTGCTCGGGTCTATGATCGAACATTTGTTAGCCAAAAAGCCCCTTATTCTGGATGAAATTCCTGAGGAGTCCGTTCAGTCTGAAACTGTTGAAGGAACAGACCGGGAAATCATTGATCAGATTCAAGAGCTCATCAATTCAAGAGTCAGGCCCGCTGTTGCGGCAGACGGGGGCGATATTGTCTTCACGAAGTTCGAAGATGGCGTGGTTTTTCTAAAAATGAAGGGGGCCTGCTCCGGTTGCCCCAGCTCCTCAGCCACCTTAAAGTCTGGCATTGAAAACATGCTGCGCTATTATGTGCCCGAGGTTACAGAAGTTCGGGCAGTATAG
- the nth gene encoding endonuclease III produces MNPKKVDEFFKLLKAQNPHPKGELYYTNSFTLLVAVILSAQATDVGVNKVTKSLFEKYDTPKKIVALGEEGLKQWVKTIGLYKTKARNIFKTCQILEERFQGVVPHTREELESLPGVGRKTANVVLNIAFNQSVIAVDTHVFRVSNRTRLAPGKTPEAVEEKLMHIVPKTYIHNAHHWLILHGRYVCKARQPLCYKCVVRDLCAYPDKTKNPES; encoded by the coding sequence ATGAATCCAAAAAAAGTTGATGAGTTTTTTAAACTTTTAAAGGCCCAAAACCCCCATCCCAAGGGGGAACTTTACTACACAAACTCCTTCACTTTGTTAGTGGCGGTTATTCTTTCGGCCCAGGCCACAGATGTGGGGGTCAACAAAGTTACAAAATCCCTGTTTGAAAAGTACGACACCCCAAAGAAAATAGTAGCATTGGGGGAGGAAGGCCTAAAGCAATGGGTCAAAACAATCGGTTTGTATAAAACAAAAGCTAGAAATATTTTCAAAACTTGTCAGATTTTAGAAGAACGCTTTCAGGGGGTTGTTCCCCATACTCGGGAAGAGCTGGAATCCCTGCCAGGAGTTGGACGAAAAACAGCCAATGTGGTTTTAAATATTGCATTTAATCAGTCGGTCATTGCAGTTGATACGCACGTTTTTAGGGTTTCGAATCGGACGAGACTCGCCCCCGGCAAAACGCCTGAGGCTGTTGAGGAAAAACTGATGCATATTGTTCCTAAAACCTATATCCACAATGCGCACCATTGGTTGATTTTGCATGGACGCTATGTCTGTAAGGCCCGTCAACCCCTGTGTTATAAATGTGTTGTCCGGGATCTATGTGCGTACCCGGACAAAACAAAAAATCCTGAATCCTGA
- a CDS encoding Mrp/NBP35 family ATP-binding protein, which translates to MKLEFPSIKNIIAVVSGKGGVGKSTIAFTLANLLVKDGLKVGLLDGDIYGPSVPKLMGIEDKPKIQDKKFVPLEKDGLKAMSMGFLLEKTNPVVWRGPMVQTAVKQLFQDVAWGDLDWLVVDMPPGTGDAHLTLAQSIPLMGVIVITTPQELAAQDAAKCLEMYRMLKIPILGVVDNMKGVACPCCQENFEIFPGRGGEDLAEHFQVPYLGAVPLDPGMGAVEKIKNHLFGYKT; encoded by the coding sequence ATGAAACTAGAATTTCCTTCAATTAAGAATATTATCGCCGTAGTTTCCGGAAAGGGGGGCGTTGGAAAATCAACAATTGCCTTTACCCTTGCCAATTTATTGGTGAAAGATGGTTTGAAGGTGGGGTTACTGGATGGGGATATTTATGGCCCCTCAGTCCCCAAACTGATGGGCATTGAGGACAAACCAAAGATTCAGGATAAAAAGTTTGTGCCCCTTGAGAAGGATGGACTTAAGGCCATGTCTATGGGGTTTTTGCTGGAAAAAACAAATCCTGTGGTGTGGCGGGGACCTATGGTACAAACGGCGGTGAAGCAGCTGTTTCAAGATGTGGCATGGGGGGATTTGGATTGGCTGGTGGTAGACATGCCGCCGGGAACGGGGGATGCCCATTTGACCCTGGCCCAGTCGATTCCCTTGATGGGGGTGATCGTGATTACAACGCCGCAAGAATTAGCCGCGCAGGACGCCGCCAAATGCCTGGAAATGTATAGAATGCTGAAGATCCCTATTCTGGGCGTGGTGGATAATATGAAGGGGGTAGCTTGCCCCTGTTGCCAAGAAAATTTCGAAATTTTCCCCGGCCGTGGGGGAGAAGATCTGGCCGAGCATTTCCAAGTGCCCTATCTGGGGGCGGTGCCGTTAGACCCTGGGATGGGGGCGGTGGAGAAGATAAAAAACCATCTTTTTGGGTATAAAACCTAG
- the trxA gene encoding thioredoxin — translation MMTINATDASFQKDVLDSALPVLVDFWAPWCGPCKMLGPVLEELAKELHGKVVIVKVDIDQNSAIAARYDIRTIPTMMMFKNGEAVDTKIGMIPKPRLIEWIETVSR, via the coding sequence ATGATGACTATAAATGCAACCGACGCTTCCTTTCAAAAAGATGTACTAGATTCTGCGCTGCCCGTGTTGGTAGATTTTTGGGCGCCCTGGTGTGGCCCCTGCAAGATGTTGGGCCCTGTTCTTGAGGAACTAGCCAAAGAACTGCACGGCAAGGTAGTTATTGTAAAAGTTGATATTGACCAAAATTCTGCCATTGCGGCTCGGTATGATATTCGTACTATTCCTACCATGATGATGTTTAAAAATGGGGAAGCCGTGGACACAAAAATTGGGATGATTCCAAAGCCCCGCTTGATCGAGTGGATTGAAACCGTTTCCAGGTAA
- a CDS encoding undecaprenyl-diphosphate phosphatase, with the protein MELFWLSILQGITEFIPVSSSAHAFIFAKFFHFQPMTRAMEVSLNTITLSVIVLYFRKDMWEMIRATFLVLKGRMTEPFHRGMKICVATIPVVIAGYFMHEYFDHYVQMATLIGIMSIVFGTLLMVVDRFCTANRKFRQISYWHAFVMGCFQMLALVPGVSRSGSTLIGARLLGYARRDAAHFSFLMAIPVGVGAFVLTAKDLIFFKCSEGPMAFVMLMLLLTFSIGYATLTFFMKWLAHQPLFIWALYRIIFGLFVLYYFY; encoded by the coding sequence ATGGAACTTTTTTGGTTATCAATTTTACAGGGAATTACTGAGTTTATTCCCGTCAGTTCGTCGGCTCATGCTTTTATTTTTGCAAAATTTTTCCATTTTCAGCCCATGACCCGGGCTATGGAAGTCAGCTTAAACACAATCACTCTTAGTGTCATTGTCCTTTATTTCCGAAAAGATATGTGGGAAATGATTCGGGCTACTTTTTTGGTTTTAAAAGGCCGCATGACGGAACCCTTTCACCGGGGTATGAAAATTTGTGTGGCAACTATCCCGGTCGTCATTGCGGGTTATTTTATGCACGAATATTTTGACCACTATGTGCAAATGGCCACATTGATTGGGATTATGTCTATCGTGTTTGGTACATTGCTTATGGTAGTGGATCGTTTTTGTACTGCGAACAGAAAATTTCGCCAAATTTCCTATTGGCACGCCTTTGTTATGGGATGCTTTCAAATGCTTGCTTTGGTTCCTGGGGTCAGTCGGTCTGGGTCAACCTTGATTGGGGCGCGCTTGCTTGGGTATGCTCGACGAGATGCGGCCCATTTTTCCTTTCTAATGGCCATTCCTGTGGGGGTTGGGGCCTTTGTTTTGACCGCCAAAGATTTGATATTTTTCAAGTGTTCTGAGGGGCCTATGGCATTCGTTATGCTGATGCTGCTTCTAACCTTTTCAATTGGGTATGCAACGCTTACTTTTTTCATGAAATGGCTTGCCCACCAACCTCTTTTTATCTGGGCACTTTATAGAATTATTTTTGGCTTGTTTGTGTTGTATTATTTTTATTAG
- a CDS encoding ABC transporter permease, with protein MVALNILRIGTLTLDFMKYLGNISLFAANILYCCFRPPFYFKQFFKELYKIGFLSLPVVGLTAVFTGMVLALQSYTGFSRFSAENSIATVVVLSITRELGPVLASLMVAGRVGAAMAAEIGTMRVTEQIDALITLSTNPMKYLVVPKVLASIISLPLLVICADAIGVLGGYLISVHKLKFNGALYLEQTFKYLEAHDVNSGLVKAAVFGFIISLFGCYQGYKSKGGAQGVGFATTNAVVLASITILISDYILTALLFAK; from the coding sequence ATGGTTGCTTTAAACATTTTACGTATTGGGACGTTGACTTTAGACTTCATGAAGTACCTGGGGAATATTTCTTTATTCGCCGCTAACATTCTTTATTGCTGCTTCAGACCGCCTTTTTATTTCAAACAATTTTTTAAGGAACTTTATAAGATCGGTTTCTTGTCTTTGCCGGTGGTAGGGTTGACAGCGGTTTTCACGGGAATGGTGCTCGCGCTGCAAAGCTATACGGGTTTTTCTAGGTTTTCTGCTGAAAATTCTATTGCGACCGTTGTGGTTCTTTCGATAACTCGTGAACTAGGCCCTGTTTTGGCCAGTTTGATGGTAGCGGGGCGCGTGGGGGCAGCCATGGCGGCAGAAATCGGAACTATGCGGGTGACGGAGCAAATTGATGCCTTGATTACCCTGTCAACAAACCCCATGAAATATTTGGTGGTGCCCAAGGTTTTGGCTAGTATTATCAGCTTGCCTCTGTTGGTGATTTGTGCTGATGCTATTGGCGTTCTGGGGGGCTATTTGATCAGCGTTCACAAATTGAAATTTAATGGGGCTTTGTATTTGGAACAAACTTTTAAATATCTAGAAGCTCATGACGTGAATTCGGGTTTGGTTAAGGCGGCTGTATTTGGGTTTATTATTTCTTTATTCGGGTGTTATCAAGGGTATAAATCCAAGGGTGGTGCCCAGGGTGTTGGTTTTGCTACGACGAATGCTGTTGTGTTGGCCTCAATCACCATTCTGATTTCAGACTATATATTAACAGCTCTTTTATTTGCGAAATAG
- the secG gene encoding preprotein translocase subunit SecG has protein sequence MNLILLVILLLVTLAMIGIILLQRSEGGGLGGASPSMGGMTARGTANLLTKTTAVLATIFMSLCIILAIMNGRTKIVSEASLIDKIAQDSEQQKPLDVPLNK, from the coding sequence ATGAATTTAATTTTATTGGTAATTTTGTTGCTGGTAACACTGGCCATGATTGGTATTATTTTGCTGCAACGCAGTGAAGGCGGGGGTCTTGGGGGCGCAAGTCCATCTATGGGCGGGATGACGGCTCGGGGTACTGCGAATCTCTTAACCAAAACAACAGCTGTTTTAGCCACAATTTTTATGTCATTATGTATTATCCTTGCGATTATGAATGGGCGCACGAAAATTGTTTCTGAAGCATCGCTGATAGACAAAATTGCGCAAGATTCAGAACAGCAGAAACCTTTAGACGTTCCCCTGAACAAATAA
- a CDS encoding SDR family oxidoreductase has translation MTNRLKNKIALVTGAARGIGQSIAESFVQEGAQVIITDIDDAPGKVLAKTLGKGTEYYHLDVSQESHWEALMKTLKEKFGRLDILVNNAGIIGFGGHFGPQNPEECALADWNAVHKINMDGTFLGCKYGIGLMKKHGGSIINMSSRSGVVGIPHAVAYASSKAAIRNHTKSVALYCAEKNYGIRCNSIHPAAILTPMWDAMLGTGPSRAKNLKNIERDIPLKRMGTPQEVAHLAVFLASDEAVYMTGAEFTIDGGILAGASAAPTTE, from the coding sequence ATGACAAATCGGCTAAAAAATAAAATTGCTTTAGTAACCGGTGCTGCCCGGGGCATTGGTCAGTCCATCGCTGAATCTTTCGTGCAAGAGGGTGCCCAGGTCATCATAACTGATATTGACGACGCCCCAGGCAAAGTCTTAGCCAAAACCCTTGGGAAAGGGACTGAATATTATCATTTAGACGTCAGCCAAGAATCCCATTGGGAAGCCCTCATGAAAACCCTGAAAGAAAAATTTGGGCGCTTAGATATTCTAGTGAACAACGCGGGTATTATTGGATTTGGCGGTCATTTTGGCCCCCAAAACCCAGAAGAATGTGCCCTGGCAGATTGGAACGCTGTTCACAAAATCAACATGGATGGCACCTTTTTGGGCTGCAAATACGGCATTGGTCTGATGAAAAAGCACGGGGGATCCATCATTAACATGTCTTCCCGCTCCGGCGTTGTGGGTATTCCCCACGCCGTTGCTTATGCCTCTAGCAAGGCCGCCATCCGCAATCACACGAAAAGTGTTGCCCTCTACTGTGCTGAAAAAAACTATGGGATTCGCTGCAATTCTATTCACCCCGCCGCTATCCTGACTCCCATGTGGGACGCCATGTTGGGCACAGGCCCTAGCCGCGCTAAAAACCTGAAAAATATTGAACGTGATATCCCGCTGAAACGCATGGGAACCCCACAGGAAGTGGCCCACTTGGCCGTGTTCTTAGCCTCTGATGAAGCTGTTTACATGACTGGGGCTGAATTCACCATCGACGGCGGCATTTTAGCCGGCGCCTCTGCCGCCCCCACGACTGAGTAA
- a CDS encoding phosphomannose isomerase type II C-terminal cupin domain, with amino-acid sequence MTKIFEERPWGSFKVLLEEPGYKVKEITVKPHSKLSLQSHKHREEFWVTVQGTALALCEETEHELKQGASLHIPKGAKHRLINKTSEPVVIIETQLGDYLGEDDIERFEDEYKRV; translated from the coding sequence ATGACGAAAATATTTGAAGAGCGTCCCTGGGGATCTTTTAAAGTGCTGCTGGAAGAACCTGGATACAAGGTTAAGGAAATTACGGTCAAGCCCCATTCCAAGCTGTCTTTGCAGTCTCACAAACATCGGGAAGAGTTTTGGGTGACTGTGCAAGGCACCGCCCTTGCCCTGTGTGAAGAGACAGAGCATGAACTCAAACAGGGCGCATCCCTCCATATTCCAAAAGGCGCCAAACATCGACTCATCAATAAAACCTCTGAACCCGTTGTAATCATCGAAACTCAACTGGGCGATTATCTTGGCGAAGATGATATCGAACGCTTTGAAGATGAGTATAAGCGAGTGTAA
- a CDS encoding CTP synthase — protein MTQKENARFIFITGGVLSSLGKGIAASSIAALLQARGFKVKIRKLDPYINIDPGTMSPFQHGEVYVTEDGAETDLDLGHYERFTGMNAEKTDSITAGKIYWDVLHKERRGDYLGATVQVIPHITDRIKEFIAHGADNYDFMLCEIGGTVGDIESLPFIEAIRQFANEVGRNRSMFIHLTLLPYVAAAGELKTKPTQHSVKELLGYGIQPDLLLCRSQKVMSEDEIRKLSLFCNLPKSRVITALDVESIYQVPLYFHDQKVDEEICQFFNHGREKKAHMEKWEKFCKTLSSSKHTVTIGIVGKYTDMKDSYKSLSEALIHAGVANHTNVDVHWIDGDSITAENAATCLAEVDAILVPGGFGQRGTEGMMHAARYARLSKVPYFGICYGMQLAIIDGARHEGGLPNANTTEWGPAEDDVVGFMSEWKKDNSKENRSSDGGLGGTMRLGSYPCHLKAGSLAHSIYKTSDITERHRHRYEVNLKYQKQFEKAGIIFSGLSPDGKLPEIMELKDHPWFIGVQFHPELKSKPFEPHPLFVSFIKAALERNTHDA, from the coding sequence ATGACACAGAAAGAAAACGCTCGATTTATTTTTATTACGGGGGGCGTTCTTTCTTCATTAGGCAAAGGTATTGCGGCCTCTTCCATCGCGGCCCTGTTACAAGCCCGCGGTTTTAAAGTCAAAATCCGAAAGTTAGACCCCTATATCAACATTGACCCCGGCACCATGAGCCCCTTTCAACATGGGGAAGTGTATGTGACGGAAGATGGGGCAGAAACGGACCTAGATCTGGGCCATTACGAACGCTTTACCGGAATGAATGCGGAAAAAACAGACAGCATTACAGCCGGTAAAATATACTGGGATGTTCTTCATAAAGAACGACGGGGAGATTACTTAGGCGCCACCGTTCAAGTCATTCCCCACATCACCGATCGTATCAAAGAGTTCATTGCCCATGGGGCGGACAATTATGATTTTATGCTCTGCGAAATTGGGGGCACGGTGGGGGATATTGAAAGCCTTCCCTTTATCGAAGCCATTCGCCAGTTCGCCAACGAAGTTGGCCGCAATAGGTCCATGTTCATTCACCTGACTTTACTTCCCTACGTGGCTGCAGCGGGGGAACTTAAAACAAAGCCAACCCAACATTCCGTCAAAGAACTGTTGGGCTATGGTATTCAACCAGATCTGCTTTTATGTCGGTCTCAAAAAGTCATGTCAGAAGATGAAATTCGGAAATTATCTTTATTCTGCAACTTACCCAAATCTCGCGTCATTACAGCTCTAGACGTTGAAAGTATTTACCAAGTCCCCCTCTATTTCCATGATCAAAAAGTTGACGAAGAAATCTGTCAGTTCTTTAATCATGGCCGGGAAAAAAAAGCCCACATGGAAAAATGGGAAAAGTTTTGCAAAACCCTTTCAAGTTCGAAGCATACAGTCACCATTGGCATTGTAGGCAAGTATACTGACATGAAAGATTCCTATAAGTCTTTAAGCGAAGCCCTGATTCACGCGGGCGTTGCTAATCATACAAATGTTGATGTGCACTGGATTGATGGAGATTCTATCACCGCAGAAAATGCAGCAACTTGTCTTGCAGAGGTGGATGCTATTTTGGTTCCCGGTGGGTTTGGCCAACGGGGAACTGAAGGCATGATGCACGCGGCACGCTACGCTCGACTAAGTAAAGTGCCCTATTTTGGCATTTGTTATGGTATGCAGTTGGCCATCATTGATGGGGCCCGCCACGAGGGCGGCTTGCCCAATGCCAACACCACAGAATGGGGGCCCGCTGAAGATGACGTCGTCGGGTTTATGAGCGAATGGAAGAAAGACAATTCTAAAGAAAATAGATCTTCTGATGGAGGATTAGGCGGCACTATGCGACTGGGATCATACCCCTGTCATTTAAAGGCGGGGTCTTTGGCTCACTCTATTTATAAAACCTCAGACATCACGGAACGTCACCGCCACCGGTATGAAGTCAATTTAAAATACCAAAAGCAATTTGAAAAAGCCGGTATCATTTTTTCAGGCCTTTCTCCCGATGGGAAGCTTCCTGAAATTATGGAACTGAAAGATCATCCTTGGTTCATAGGCGTCCAGTTTCACCCAGAACTGAAATCGAAACCCTTTGAGCCCCATCCCCTATTCGTCTCATTCATAAAAGCAGCCTTAGAAAGGAATACCCATGACGCCTAA
- a CDS encoding ATP-binding cassette domain-containing protein, with amino-acid sequence MMIPKIEVINLHKSFGDKKVLQGVSFKVMPGESLVVLGGSGSGKSVLLKCILGLIKPDMGAIKIDGENILNLSESERMKVLQKLGMLFQGSALFDSLPTWKNVAFQLLYNYKLPALRARTIARKKLESVGLGDEVLDLSPSELSGGMQKRVGLARAIATDPEILFFDEPTTGLDPVMCGTIDNLIKKSVTDLGATTITITHDIESAKFIADKMTMLKDGKLIWTGKASQLMACKNKYVQEFVNGHKHIRPIVKRKLRSA; translated from the coding sequence ATGATGATTCCTAAAATAGAAGTTATAAATCTGCATAAAAGTTTTGGAGACAAAAAAGTTCTTCAAGGGGTCAGCTTTAAGGTGATGCCGGGGGAATCTTTGGTGGTTCTGGGGGGGTCAGGCAGCGGAAAATCCGTGTTGTTGAAGTGCATTTTGGGGCTGATTAAACCAGATATGGGCGCTATTAAAATAGATGGGGAAAATATTCTGAACCTTAGCGAATCGGAACGCATGAAAGTGTTGCAGAAATTAGGGATGCTGTTTCAGGGGAGCGCCCTGTTTGATAGCTTGCCCACCTGGAAAAATGTGGCTTTTCAGTTGCTTTACAACTATAAATTACCAGCCCTTAGGGCCCGCACCATTGCCCGGAAAAAGCTAGAATCTGTGGGGTTGGGGGATGAGGTTTTGGATTTGTCACCATCCGAACTTTCCGGGGGCATGCAAAAGCGGGTGGGTTTGGCCCGTGCCATTGCGACGGACCCGGAAATTTTGTTCTTTGACGAGCCCACAACGGGGCTTGACCCAGTTATGTGTGGAACGATTGATAATCTGATCAAAAAGTCTGTGACGGATCTGGGCGCCACCACCATTACCATTACCCACGACATTGAATCTGCTAAATTTATTGCGGACAAAATGACCATGCTGAAAGACGGCAAGTTAATCTGGACCGGGAAAGCCTCCCAACTGATGGCGTGCAAAAATAAGTATGTACAGGAATTCGTGAATGGCCATAAGCATATTCGGCCTATCGTCAAAAGAAAATTGAGATCTGCTTGA
- a CDS encoding MFS transporter, which translates to MSIFAGLRRDQREAIGLLQVGTFLEYFDLMLYVHMAVLLNDLFFPATDPHTAALIGAFAFCSTYVLRPFGALLFGYIGDKIGRKTTVIITTTSMAISCVVMANLPTYAQIGISAAWIVTICRIMQGLSSMGEIIGATIYVMEITKPPLRYPAVALIGCTSRVGTVVALIVASLVTSHGLNWRIAFWIGATIALVGSVARTRLRETPEFSDMKRRMAKAIEDAGEAGLGKAAALLKNSNSIWKEKIGKKTVTAFFVTECAFAVCFYFTFMHCGLILKNTFHYTAEQIIHQNLVMSIFQMVSYFLFTFMAFKICPLKIVRLRAWAFVPFVILFPFVMENVSSTTFFILQAFSAFFVLTGTPAVAVFMEHFPVFGRFTYVSTIYAGSRAIVYVITSFGLVYLTEYLGHWGMWIILAPTTVGFIWAVKHFEKLREGLDLNTAYEPQSDRTRVIEAV; encoded by the coding sequence ATGAGTATATTTGCAGGCTTAAGACGTGACCAACGAGAAGCTATAGGTTTATTGCAAGTTGGGACTTTTCTGGAATATTTCGATTTGATGCTGTATGTGCATATGGCGGTATTATTGAATGACCTTTTCTTTCCAGCAACAGATCCCCATACGGCGGCGCTTATCGGAGCCTTTGCCTTTTGCTCGACTTATGTTTTAAGGCCTTTTGGGGCCCTTTTATTTGGGTATATTGGTGATAAAATTGGTCGCAAAACCACTGTTATTATCACAACCACCAGTATGGCCATTTCTTGCGTTGTCATGGCTAACTTACCAACCTATGCCCAGATTGGTATTTCTGCCGCGTGGATTGTGACGATTTGTCGTATTATGCAAGGGCTTTCATCTATGGGAGAGATTATCGGGGCCACTATTTATGTAATGGAAATTACTAAGCCCCCTTTAAGATACCCAGCCGTTGCCCTGATTGGGTGTACATCCCGTGTAGGAACAGTTGTTGCGCTGATTGTAGCCAGCCTCGTAACCTCTCATGGCCTTAACTGGCGCATTGCTTTCTGGATTGGGGCAACTATTGCTCTGGTTGGGTCTGTAGCGCGCACACGCCTGCGGGAAACCCCTGAATTTTCTGACATGAAACGCCGCATGGCTAAAGCCATTGAAGATGCGGGTGAAGCTGGCCTTGGTAAGGCTGCAGCCCTGTTAAAAAATTCAAATAGCATTTGGAAAGAGAAAATTGGAAAGAAAACAGTCACTGCTTTTTTTGTGACAGAGTGCGCTTTTGCTGTGTGTTTTTATTTCACTTTCATGCATTGTGGCCTTATTTTGAAAAACACCTTTCATTATACTGCCGAACAAATTATTCACCAAAACTTGGTGATGTCCATTTTTCAAATGGTTTCCTATTTCTTGTTTACCTTTATGGCGTTTAAAATATGTCCATTAAAGATTGTTCGGCTACGGGCGTGGGCGTTTGTTCCTTTTGTTATTCTGTTTCCCTTTGTAATGGAAAATGTCAGCTCTACGACCTTCTTTATTTTGCAAGCGTTTTCAGCTTTCTTTGTGCTGACAGGAACACCAGCAGTAGCCGTCTTTATGGAACACTTCCCTGTTTTCGGAAGGTTTACATACGTCAGCACAATTTATGCGGGGTCTCGCGCTATTGTCTACGTCATTACTTCTTTCGGGCTTGTTTATCTAACAGAATACTTAGGCCACTGGGGTATGTGGATTATTCTAGCCCCTACAACCGTGGGCTTCATATGGGCTGTCAAACACTTTGAAAAATTGCGCGAAGGTCTTGATCTGAACACAGCCTATGAACCGCAGAGCGACCGCACCCGCGTGATCGAAGCCGTATAA